A stretch of Saccharothrix texasensis DNA encodes these proteins:
- a CDS encoding 6-phosphofructokinase: protein MRIGVLTGGGDCPGLNAVIRGVVRKGIEAHGWDIVGFRNGWQGPVENLTKPIGLDDVEDILTRGGTILGSSRTNPYKIDGGVDRIRETLAANQVDALIAIGGEDTLGVAKRLTDDGIGVVGVPKTIDNDLGATDYTFGFDTAVHIATEAIDRLRTTAESHHRALVVEVMGRHAGWIALHSGLAGGANVILVPERQFSVDKVVEWVERRFERQFAPIIVVAEGAMPEGGAETLHSGEKDAFGHVRLGGIGTWLAEEIAERTGKESRAVVLGHVQRGGIPTAYDRVLATRFGLHAVDAVADGDFGVMVALRGTDIVRVKLSEATEELKTVPLERYQEAEVFFG, encoded by the coding sequence ATGCGCATTGGTGTGCTCACCGGCGGTGGCGACTGCCCCGGCCTCAACGCGGTCATCCGCGGCGTGGTCCGCAAGGGCATCGAGGCCCACGGCTGGGACATCGTGGGATTCCGCAACGGTTGGCAGGGCCCGGTGGAGAACCTGACCAAGCCGATCGGGCTCGATGACGTCGAGGACATCCTCACCAGGGGCGGCACCATCCTCGGCTCGTCGCGCACCAACCCGTACAAGATCGACGGCGGGGTGGACCGGATCCGCGAGACCCTCGCCGCGAACCAGGTCGACGCGCTGATCGCCATCGGCGGCGAGGACACCCTCGGCGTCGCCAAGCGGCTCACCGACGACGGCATCGGCGTCGTGGGCGTGCCGAAGACCATCGACAACGACCTGGGCGCGACCGACTACACGTTCGGTTTCGACACCGCCGTGCACATCGCCACCGAGGCGATCGACCGGCTGCGCACGACGGCCGAGTCGCACCACCGGGCGCTCGTGGTCGAGGTCATGGGCCGCCACGCGGGCTGGATCGCGCTGCACTCCGGCCTGGCCGGCGGCGCGAACGTGATCCTGGTGCCCGAGCGCCAGTTCAGCGTCGACAAGGTGGTCGAGTGGGTGGAGCGGCGCTTCGAGCGCCAGTTCGCCCCGATCATCGTGGTCGCCGAGGGCGCGATGCCCGAGGGCGGCGCCGAGACGCTGCACTCCGGTGAGAAGGACGCGTTCGGCCACGTGCGGCTGGGCGGCATCGGCACCTGGCTGGCCGAGGAGATCGCGGAGCGGACCGGCAAGGAGTCCCGCGCGGTCGTGCTGGGCCACGTCCAGCGCGGCGGCATCCCGACCGCCTACGACCGCGTGCTCGCCACCCGGTTCGGCCTGCACGCGGTGGACGCGGTCGCCGACGGCGACTTCGGCGTCATGGTCGCGCTGCGCGGCACGGACATCGTCCGGGTCAAGCTGTCCGAGGCCACCGAGGAGCTGAAGACCGTTCCGCTGGAGCGCTACCAGGAGGCCGAGGTCTTCTTCGGCTGA
- a CDS encoding ROK family protein translates to MLTVGVDVGGTSVRAGVVDGDGAVLDTARAATPSGEEALEEAIGQAVAELASRHRISGVGLAVAGFVASDLRTVRFAPHLAWRQAPVADRISRRVGMPVVLEHDANAAALAEHRFGAARGAKIAALVAIGTGIGGALLIDGQVFRGAHGVAPELGHLRLVPDGRPCPCGKHGCWERYCSGTALSTTAVELLARHPGQSTVLAREAVDDSRAVTGRRVAGAARDGDPLAQRAMADLARWLGDGLALVADVYDPEVVVIGGGVSESAPLFLDDARERYAAVVTGAGHRPLARIRTAQLGDDAGIVGVATLARDVAASTARNGRHR, encoded by the coding sequence GTGCTGACTGTCGGCGTCGACGTCGGCGGGACGAGCGTGCGCGCGGGCGTCGTCGACGGCGACGGCGCGGTCCTCGACACGGCGCGCGCGGCCACACCGAGCGGCGAGGAAGCGTTGGAGGAGGCGATCGGCCAAGCCGTCGCCGAGCTGGCGTCCCGGCACCGCATCTCCGGTGTCGGCCTGGCCGTGGCCGGGTTCGTGGCCTCGGACCTGCGGACCGTGCGGTTCGCGCCGCACCTCGCGTGGCGGCAGGCTCCGGTGGCCGACCGGATCTCGCGGCGCGTGGGCATGCCGGTGGTGCTGGAGCACGACGCGAACGCCGCCGCGCTGGCCGAGCACCGGTTCGGTGCGGCCCGCGGCGCGAAGATCGCCGCGCTGGTCGCGATCGGCACCGGGATCGGCGGGGCGCTGCTCATCGACGGGCAGGTCTTCCGCGGCGCGCACGGCGTGGCGCCCGAGCTGGGCCACCTGCGGCTCGTGCCGGACGGCCGGCCCTGCCCGTGCGGCAAGCACGGCTGCTGGGAGCGGTACTGCAGCGGCACGGCGTTGAGCACCACGGCGGTCGAGCTGCTGGCCCGCCACCCCGGCCAGTCGACCGTGCTCGCGCGGGAGGCGGTGGACGACTCGCGGGCCGTCACCGGGCGTCGGGTGGCGGGCGCGGCGCGTGACGGCGACCCGTTGGCGCAACGCGCGATGGCGGACCTGGCGCGGTGGCTGGGAGACGGGTTGGCGCTGGTCGCCGACGTGTACGACCCCGAAGTCGTGGTGATCGGCGGCGGCGTGTCGGAGTCCGCGCCGCTGTTCCTCGACGACGCGCGCGAGCGCTACGCGGCCGTGGTGACCGGCGCCGGGCACCGGCCGTTGGCCCGCATCCGGACCGCGCAGCTCGGCGACGACGCCGGGATCGTCGGCGTGGCCACCCTCGCGCGCGACGTGGCGGCGAGCACCGCCCGCAACGGCAGGCACCGTTGA
- a CDS encoding lysophospholipid acyltransferase family protein, with the protein MLYWLMKHIFLGPLLKLFFRPRIIEGAENIPKDGGAILASNHLAVSDSFFLPLKLSRRVTFPAKIEYFTGKGLKGRFQRWFFYGVGQVPIDRSSASAAQGALDTGVRIVREGKLLGIYPEGTRSPDGRLYKGKVGVAWIALESGAPVIPVAMFGTDKANPIGSKMWRPYPIRIKIGKPLDFSRYEGLSGDRFVLRSITDEIMYALMELSGQEYVDVYAAKAKEGQSDGKPAKAVDRLPEAKAG; encoded by the coding sequence GTGCTGTACTGGTTGATGAAACACATCTTTCTCGGGCCGCTCCTGAAGCTGTTCTTCCGACCCCGGATCATCGAGGGCGCGGAGAACATCCCGAAGGACGGCGGCGCCATCCTGGCGAGCAACCACCTCGCGGTCTCCGACTCGTTCTTCCTGCCGCTGAAGCTGTCACGGCGGGTCACCTTCCCGGCCAAGATCGAGTACTTCACCGGCAAGGGGCTCAAGGGCCGGTTCCAGCGCTGGTTCTTCTACGGCGTCGGCCAGGTGCCGATCGACCGGTCCAGCGCGTCGGCCGCCCAGGGCGCGCTCGACACCGGTGTGCGGATCGTGCGCGAGGGCAAGCTGCTCGGCATCTACCCCGAGGGCACCCGGTCGCCCGACGGCCGGCTGTACAAGGGCAAGGTCGGCGTGGCGTGGATCGCGCTGGAGTCCGGCGCGCCGGTCATCCCGGTCGCGATGTTCGGCACCGACAAGGCCAACCCCATCGGCTCGAAGATGTGGCGGCCGTACCCGATCCGGATCAAGATCGGCAAGCCGCTGGACTTCTCCCGCTACGAGGGCCTGTCCGGCGACCGGTTCGTGCTGCGGTCCATCACCGACGAGATCATGTACGCCCTGATGGAGCTGTCCGGCCAGGAGTACGTCGACGTCTACGCGGCCAAGGCCAAGGAGGGCCAGAGCGACGGGAAGCCGGCGAAAGCGGTCGATCGGCTGCCCGAGGCGAAGGCGGGCTGA
- a CDS encoding SRPBCC family protein, which yields MADESTQSIVIDATPEEIAAVIADFDAYPEWANGVKRTEVLETGAAGRAAQVKFNIDQGPIKDEYVLAYDEWSPGLISWHLVKGQMQKSQEGSYRLTPRGDSTEVTYTLSVQLVVPMIGLFRRKAEKMIMDTALKELKRRVENRVDNAG from the coding sequence ATGGCCGACGAGTCCACCCAGTCCATCGTCATCGACGCGACGCCCGAGGAGATCGCGGCGGTCATCGCCGACTTCGACGCCTACCCCGAGTGGGCCAACGGGGTGAAGCGCACCGAGGTGCTGGAGACCGGGGCGGCCGGCCGCGCGGCGCAGGTCAAGTTCAACATCGACCAGGGCCCGATCAAGGACGAGTACGTGCTCGCCTACGACGAGTGGTCGCCCGGCCTGATCTCGTGGCACCTCGTCAAGGGCCAGATGCAGAAGTCGCAGGAGGGCAGCTACCGGCTGACCCCCCGGGGCGACTCGACCGAGGTCACCTACACGCTGTCGGTGCAGCTGGTCGTGCCCATGATCGGCCTGTTCCGGCGCAAGGCCGAGAAGATGATCATGGACACCGCGCTCAAGGAGCTCAAGCGCCGGGTCGAAAACCGGGTGGACAACGCTGGATGA
- a CDS encoding polyketide cyclase / dehydrase and lipid transport, protein MPSVDVVDETFLAVPPAVVAAAFAPPAAWAGFWPDLTLDVYADRGTEGLRWTVAGALVGTMEVWLEPVLDGTLLHYFLRADLPGDASDQRIRREVRRRQLAAKEVSLGLKMILEAGRAPGVPPSLP, encoded by the coding sequence GTGCCCAGTGTCGACGTCGTTGACGAGACGTTCCTCGCAGTGCCTCCGGCGGTGGTCGCCGCCGCTTTCGCGCCGCCCGCCGCGTGGGCGGGGTTCTGGCCGGACCTGACCCTCGACGTATACGCCGATCGGGGCACTGAGGGGTTGCGCTGGACGGTCGCCGGCGCGTTGGTCGGAACGATGGAGGTGTGGTTGGAGCCGGTCCTCGACGGCACCCTGCTGCATTACTTCCTGCGTGCCGACTTGCCGGGCGATGCGTCCGACCAGCGGATACGTCGCGAGGTGCGCCGCCGCCAGTTGGCCGCCAAGGAGGTGTCACTCGGCCTCAAAATGATCTTGGAGGCCGGCCGGGCGCCTGGTGTGCCGCCCTCGCTGCCGTAG
- a CDS encoding metallophosphoesterase family protein translates to MRVHVVSDVHGNAEALARAGDGADALVVLGDLVDFVDYYDHGKGILGRVFGAEKVAVFARLRRGRFGAETVRYMRSLWESLDNAADVVQEAIMEQYTAMFAAMSVPTYATPGNVDSPELWPMFARDGVHVLDGQVAEIGGLRFGFAGGAVLHPGFVPNRRGPWRPYLRTEEDFGAALAGLGEVDVLCTHVPPAVAELTYDVVARRPELGSTSLLKVIERDRPRWSVFGHVHQPLARRARVGWTECVNVGHFQRTGTPHVLRW, encoded by the coding sequence GTGCGAGTTCACGTCGTCTCGGATGTCCACGGCAACGCGGAGGCACTCGCGCGCGCCGGCGACGGGGCCGACGCGCTGGTCGTGCTCGGCGACCTGGTCGACTTCGTCGACTACTACGACCACGGCAAGGGCATCCTCGGCCGGGTGTTCGGCGCGGAGAAGGTCGCGGTGTTCGCCCGGCTGCGCCGCGGCCGGTTCGGCGCCGAGACGGTCCGCTACATGCGGTCGCTGTGGGAGAGCCTGGACAACGCCGCGGACGTCGTCCAAGAGGCGATCATGGAGCAGTACACCGCGATGTTCGCGGCGATGAGCGTGCCCACCTACGCCACGCCGGGCAACGTCGACAGCCCCGAGCTGTGGCCGATGTTCGCCCGCGACGGCGTGCACGTCCTGGACGGGCAGGTGGCCGAGATCGGCGGGCTGCGGTTCGGCTTCGCGGGCGGCGCGGTGCTGCACCCGGGCTTCGTGCCGAACCGGCGCGGCCCGTGGCGGCCCTACCTGCGCACCGAGGAGGACTTCGGCGCGGCCCTCGCCGGGCTGGGCGAGGTCGACGTGCTGTGCACGCACGTGCCGCCCGCCGTGGCCGAGCTGACCTACGACGTGGTGGCCCGCCGGCCGGAGCTGGGCTCGACGTCGTTGCTGAAGGTGATCGAGCGCGACCGGCCCCGCTGGTCGGTGTTCGGTCACGTGCACCAGCCCCTGGCGCGCCGGGCGCGGGTCGGCTGGACCGAGTGCGTCAACGTCGGCCACTTCCAGCGCACCGGCACGCCCCACGTCCTGCGTTGGTGA
- a CDS encoding cupin domain-containing protein, translating to MSLLASKSLAEPEEVRDFPHGHVDLVTVGGTTVGRAEFQPGWRWSQDVKPIAGTDSCQASHTSYILSGRMHVVMDDGSEGEAGAGEAVVVEPGHDAWIVGDEPCVMVDFTGLHDYAKK from the coding sequence ATGTCTTTGTTGGCGTCGAAGAGCTTGGCCGAGCCGGAAGAGGTGCGGGACTTCCCGCACGGTCACGTCGACCTGGTCACCGTCGGCGGCACGACGGTCGGCAGAGCGGAGTTCCAGCCGGGCTGGCGGTGGTCGCAGGACGTGAAGCCGATCGCGGGCACCGACTCGTGCCAGGCCTCCCACACCAGCTACATCCTGTCCGGCCGGATGCACGTCGTCATGGACGACGGCTCCGAGGGCGAGGCGGGAGCCGGTGAGGCGGTCGTGGTGGAGCCGGGGCACGACGCCTGGATCGTGGGCGACGAGCCGTGCGTGATGGTCGACTTCACCGGCCTGCACGACTACGCCAAGAAGTAG
- a CDS encoding AMP-dependent synthetase/ligase — protein sequence MREFSVPATATVAAEENLTDMVWANAERFGNAVSFRRRVDGTWVDVTARDFAAQVLAVAKGLVAAGLQPGERVGLMSKTRYEWTLLDFAIWHAGGVVVPIYETSSAEQVEWILSDSSAKAVFVETSEHRATVDSVVAGLPEVRHVWQLDGPSGDAAGAIDELTALGASVSDDDARARRKVVGADDTATIVYTSGTTGRPKGCELTHRNLLSEVKGGITAFPQLMQAGNSLLVFLPLAHILARALSVCGVYTRVTMGHTADVKNLVEDLQSFRPTFVVAVPRVFEKVYNGAKQKAHAAGKGKIFDAAEATAVAYSQALDTGDVSLGLKLKHALFAKLVYSKLQAALGGRCTNAVSGGAPLGERLAHFFRGIGVPVLEGYGLTETSAAACVNTAAAFRVGTVGRPVIGTSVRIAEDGEILIKGDIVFRGYWNNDQATSEALDDGWFHSGDIGELDEDGFLRITGRKKEIIVTAGGKNVSPAVLEDRLRAHPLISQCMVVGDAQPFIGALITIDPEFFPAWKEQNGKAGSATVADLIDDETLRAEIQTAVDEANQAVSKAEAIKKFRILPVDFTEAGGEMTPSLKLRRSVVATTYKQDIESIYAG from the coding sequence GTGCGCGAGTTCAGCGTCCCCGCCACCGCCACTGTGGCTGCCGAGGAGAACCTCACCGACATGGTGTGGGCGAACGCGGAGCGCTTCGGCAACGCCGTCAGCTTCCGCCGCCGCGTGGACGGCACGTGGGTGGACGTCACCGCCCGCGACTTCGCCGCCCAGGTCCTCGCGGTCGCCAAGGGCCTGGTCGCGGCGGGCTTGCAGCCAGGCGAGCGGGTGGGCCTGATGTCCAAGACCCGCTACGAGTGGACCCTCCTCGACTTCGCCATCTGGCACGCGGGCGGCGTCGTGGTCCCGATCTACGAGACCTCCTCGGCCGAGCAGGTCGAGTGGATCCTGTCCGACTCCTCGGCGAAGGCCGTGTTCGTGGAGACCTCCGAGCACCGCGCCACAGTGGACTCGGTGGTGGCCGGCCTGCCCGAGGTGCGGCACGTGTGGCAGCTCGACGGCCCCTCGGGCGACGCGGCGGGCGCGATCGACGAGCTGACCGCGCTGGGCGCCTCGGTGTCCGACGACGACGCGCGGGCCCGGCGCAAGGTGGTCGGCGCGGACGACACCGCGACCATCGTCTACACCTCCGGCACCACCGGCCGGCCCAAGGGCTGCGAGCTGACCCACCGCAACCTGCTGTCCGAGGTGAAGGGCGGGATCACCGCGTTCCCGCAGCTCATGCAGGCGGGCAACTCGCTGCTGGTGTTCCTGCCGCTGGCGCACATCCTGGCCCGCGCCCTGTCGGTCTGCGGCGTCTACACGCGCGTGACCATGGGCCACACCGCCGACGTGAAGAACCTGGTGGAGGACCTCCAGTCGTTCCGGCCCACGTTCGTGGTGGCCGTGCCGCGCGTGTTCGAGAAGGTCTACAACGGCGCGAAGCAGAAGGCGCACGCGGCGGGCAAGGGCAAGATCTTCGACGCGGCCGAGGCGACCGCGGTGGCCTACAGCCAGGCCCTCGACACCGGCGACGTCAGCCTCGGGCTCAAGCTCAAGCACGCGCTGTTCGCCAAGCTCGTCTACAGCAAGCTCCAGGCGGCGCTGGGCGGCCGGTGCACCAACGCGGTGTCCGGCGGCGCGCCGCTCGGCGAGCGGCTGGCGCACTTCTTCCGCGGCATCGGCGTGCCCGTGCTGGAGGGCTACGGCCTCACCGAGACCAGCGCGGCGGCGTGCGTGAACACGGCGGCGGCGTTCCGGGTCGGCACGGTGGGCCGCCCGGTGATCGGCACCTCGGTGCGCATCGCCGAGGACGGCGAGATCCTGATCAAGGGCGACATCGTGTTCCGCGGCTACTGGAACAACGACCAGGCCACGTCCGAGGCGCTGGACGACGGCTGGTTCCACAGCGGCGACATCGGCGAGCTCGACGAGGACGGCTTCCTGCGGATCACCGGCCGCAAGAAGGAGATCATCGTGACCGCCGGCGGCAAGAACGTCTCGCCCGCCGTGCTGGAGGACCGCCTGCGCGCCCACCCGCTGATCAGCCAGTGCATGGTGGTCGGCGACGCGCAGCCGTTCATCGGCGCGCTGATCACGATCGACCCGGAGTTCTTCCCCGCCTGGAAGGAGCAGAACGGCAAGGCCGGTTCGGCGACCGTGGCCGACCTGATCGACGACGAGACCCTGCGCGCCGAGATCCAGACCGCGGTGGACGAGGCCAACCAGGCGGTGTCCAAGGCGGAGGCGATCAAGAAGTTCCGCATCCTGCCGGTCGACTTCACCGAGGCGGGCGGCGAGATGACCCCGAGCCTCAAGCTCCGCCGCTCGGTCGTCGCCACCACCTACAAGCAGGACATCGAATCGATCTACGCGGGCTGA
- a CDS encoding anti-sigma factor RsbA family regulatory protein yields MRSGVANGHVGYFHETAFYGSDDDYRSVVVPFVDEGVAAGEPVLVACRPANERLVRDAVADPSGVVFLPGGDQYARPTEAIVEYRKLFARYAGVTQIRVIGDVPHPGVGVAWDWWSRYEAAVNEVFAEYPLWGLCPYDLRTTPARVLADVVRTHPRVAGTDGSHLPNPRYRSSWTLPPAGPTAFEAGRPLVELTDPTPAAARRAVITACVGTRLSQDELDDIVYAASEAVTNAQSHGRPPVRLRAWAGPTHVLVAVTDRGDGPRSPLAGLVPTDRTATAGVGLWLTHRTCREVTMSRDAEGYTIRLLSGS; encoded by the coding sequence ATGAGATCCGGCGTGGCGAACGGGCACGTCGGGTACTTCCACGAAACCGCGTTCTACGGCAGCGACGACGACTACCGGTCGGTCGTCGTGCCGTTCGTGGACGAAGGCGTGGCAGCGGGCGAACCGGTGCTCGTGGCGTGCCGCCCGGCCAACGAGCGGCTGGTCCGGGACGCGGTGGCCGACCCGTCCGGCGTGGTGTTCCTGCCCGGCGGCGACCAGTACGCCCGGCCGACCGAGGCGATCGTGGAGTACCGGAAGCTGTTCGCCCGGTACGCGGGCGTGACGCAGATCCGGGTGATCGGCGACGTGCCGCACCCCGGCGTCGGCGTCGCGTGGGACTGGTGGTCGCGGTACGAGGCGGCGGTGAACGAGGTGTTCGCCGAGTACCCGCTGTGGGGCCTGTGCCCGTACGACCTGCGGACCACGCCGGCGCGCGTGCTCGCGGACGTGGTGCGCACCCACCCGCGCGTGGCCGGGACGGACGGGTCGCACCTGCCGAACCCGCGGTACCGGTCGTCGTGGACGTTGCCGCCGGCCGGGCCCACGGCGTTCGAGGCGGGACGGCCGCTGGTCGAGCTGACCGACCCGACACCCGCGGCGGCCAGGCGCGCGGTGATTACGGCGTGCGTCGGCACCCGGCTGAGCCAGGACGAGCTGGACGACATCGTGTACGCGGCCAGCGAGGCCGTGACCAACGCGCAGTCGCACGGGCGGCCTCCCGTGCGGCTGAGGGCGTGGGCGGGGCCGACGCACGTGCTGGTGGCCGTGACGGACCGGGGCGACGGGCCTCGGTCGCCGCTGGCGGGCCTCGTGCCGACCGACCGCACCGCGACCGCCGGCGTGGGCCTGTGGCTGACCCACCGGACGTGCCGCGAGGTGACCATGAGCCGCGACGCCGAGGGCTACACCATCCGCCTCCTCTCCGGCTCCTGA
- a CDS encoding ArsA family ATPase has translation MSARLLLFTGKGGVGKTTLAAATATALAAGGRKALVVSTDPAHSLGDAFGVPLSGHVGEIDTPAAGILHALQVDPRALVDDAWRDLRGHLRTVLAGAGVDELDAEELTVLPGVEELLALSEVRRLAESGPWDVVVVDCGPTAETLRLLALPEAFASYLERLFPTHRRVVRGLLAGVAGSGTAEKWDATADALGRLAESLEQLRGLLTSPTTSVRLVLTPERVVAAETRRTVTALALQGIRVDGVVANRVVPHPGDDRGPAADWLRTRRAEQDAVLAELADLGPVREVAHRAAEPVGTAALLDVAEGLYQGRDPLDGGDAERQLLTVERTGEQQYTLRIALPVGDSSLDLARVGDDLAVTVDGRRRLIALPSLLKRCLVTGAELDDTGLAVRFAPDPDLWMR, from the coding sequence ATGAGCGCCCGCCTGCTGCTCTTCACCGGTAAGGGCGGGGTCGGCAAGACGACCTTGGCCGCCGCCACCGCCACCGCGCTCGCCGCCGGTGGCCGCAAGGCGCTGGTCGTCTCCACCGACCCGGCCCACTCGCTGGGCGACGCGTTCGGCGTGCCGCTGTCCGGGCACGTCGGCGAGATCGACACCCCGGCCGCCGGAATCCTGCACGCGCTCCAGGTCGACCCCCGCGCGCTGGTCGACGACGCGTGGCGCGACCTGCGCGGACACCTGCGGACCGTGCTCGCCGGCGCGGGCGTGGACGAGCTGGACGCCGAAGAGCTGACCGTGCTGCCCGGCGTCGAGGAGCTGCTCGCCCTGTCGGAGGTGCGACGGCTGGCCGAGAGCGGACCGTGGGACGTGGTGGTCGTGGACTGCGGCCCGACCGCCGAGACGCTGCGCCTGCTGGCGCTGCCCGAGGCGTTCGCCTCCTACCTGGAACGGCTGTTCCCGACCCACCGACGGGTGGTGCGCGGGCTGCTCGCCGGTGTCGCCGGCAGCGGCACCGCGGAGAAGTGGGACGCCACCGCCGACGCGCTCGGCAGGCTGGCCGAGAGCCTGGAGCAGCTGCGCGGCCTGCTGACCTCCCCGACGACCAGCGTGCGGCTGGTGCTGACCCCGGAACGGGTGGTCGCGGCGGAGACCAGGCGGACCGTGACGGCGCTCGCGCTGCAAGGCATCCGGGTCGACGGCGTGGTGGCCAACCGGGTCGTGCCGCACCCCGGCGACGACCGCGGCCCGGCCGCCGACTGGCTGCGCACCCGCCGGGCCGAGCAGGACGCGGTGCTCGCCGAACTGGCCGACCTCGGGCCGGTGCGCGAGGTGGCGCACCGGGCCGCCGAACCGGTAGGCACGGCCGCGTTGCTGGACGTCGCCGAAGGCCTCTACCAGGGACGTGACCCGCTGGACGGCGGCGACGCCGAACGGCAGCTGCTGACCGTGGAGCGGACCGGCGAGCAGCAGTACACGTTGCGCATCGCGCTGCCGGTCGGCGACTCGTCGCTCGACCTGGCGCGGGTGGGCGACGACCTGGCCGTGACGGTGGACGGCAGGCGGCGGCTGATCGCGCTGCCGTCGCTGCTCAAGCGCTGCCTGGTGACCGGCGCGGAGCTGGACGACACCGGGTTGGCGGTGCGGTTCGCACCCGACCCCGATCTGTGGATGCGGTGA
- a CDS encoding polyadenylate-specific 3'-exoribonuclease AS, with product MRFFYDCEFIEDGVTIDLVSIGVVDEEGREFYAVSTEFDPAKAGPWVRANVLNQLPSPADRAWRSRERIRADLLDFLGGPKANRDDIELWAWFAAYDHVALAQLWGPMPALPRCLPRFTRDLRQRWEDVGKPHLPPAPADAHDALADARHNLARWKVIESERLRKGFAVR from the coding sequence GTGCGGTTCTTCTACGACTGTGAGTTCATCGAGGACGGGGTCACCATCGACCTCGTCTCCATCGGAGTGGTCGACGAGGAAGGCCGCGAGTTCTACGCCGTGTCGACCGAGTTCGACCCGGCCAAGGCCGGACCGTGGGTGCGCGCCAACGTGCTCAACCAGCTGCCGTCGCCCGCCGACCGGGCGTGGCGCAGCCGGGAGCGGATCCGCGCGGACCTCCTCGACTTCCTCGGCGGGCCCAAGGCCAACCGGGACGACATCGAGCTGTGGGCCTGGTTCGCCGCCTACGACCACGTGGCGCTGGCCCAGCTCTGGGGCCCGATGCCGGCCCTGCCGCGCTGCCTGCCCCGCTTCACCCGCGACCTGCGGCAGCGCTGGGAGGACGTGGGCAAACCCCACCTGCCGCCCGCGCCCGCGGACGCGCACGACGCCCTCGCCGACGCCCGGCACAACCTCGCGCGCTGGAAGGTGATCGAGTCCGAACGACTGCGGAAGGGCTTCGCGGTCCGGTAG